The following are encoded in a window of Psychrobacter sp. P11F6 genomic DNA:
- the purH gene encoding bifunctional phosphoribosylaminoimidazolecarboxamide formyltransferase/IMP cyclohydrolase, whose protein sequence is MSTTPLALLSVSDKSNIVEFAQGLIKSGFGLLSTGGTYRLLTENNVAVTEVSDYTGFPEMMDGRVKTLHPKIHGGILGRRGTDDAVMSEHAIERIDLVVVNLYPFAETIARADVTMNDAIENIDIGGPTMVRSAAKNHAHVGIVTDPADYERILAALGDGTELTPALRYDLAVKAFEHTAQYDGMIANFLGSRVNESQQPENFSRTFNVQLEKVQDLRYGENPHQNAAFYTENHPLKSQQASIATAKQLQGKALSYNNIADTDAALECVKAFSAPACVIVKHANPCGVAVDNDQVTAYNTAFSTDPESSFGGIIAFNRPLTLAAAKAIIDNQFVEVIIAPSIEDGVLEATAAKKNVRVLVCGELPAPDQRDSQLDYKRVNGGLLVQEQDLGLITANDLKIVTDVQPTEAQIADLLFSWNVAKYVKSNAIVYAKGQRTIGVGAGQMSRVNSARIAAIKAEHAGLATEGAVMASDAFFPFRDGIDNAAQVGIAAIIQPGGSMRDDETIAAANEHGIAMVFTGMRHFRH, encoded by the coding sequence CTTACTATCTACTGGCGGTACTTATCGTTTACTCACAGAAAACAATGTCGCTGTGACCGAAGTATCCGATTACACAGGTTTCCCTGAAATGATGGATGGCCGTGTCAAAACGCTACATCCTAAAATTCATGGTGGCATCCTAGGACGCCGTGGTACAGACGATGCCGTAATGAGTGAGCACGCGATTGAGCGTATTGATTTGGTTGTCGTCAACCTTTATCCGTTTGCTGAAACCATTGCTCGTGCGGATGTCACCATGAACGATGCTATCGAAAACATCGACATCGGTGGTCCTACGATGGTGCGTTCTGCGGCGAAAAACCACGCTCATGTGGGTATCGTGACTGATCCAGCAGATTATGAGCGCATACTTGCCGCTTTAGGTGATGGCACCGAGCTGACACCTGCTTTGCGCTATGACTTAGCGGTTAAGGCTTTCGAGCATACTGCACAGTATGACGGAATGATTGCCAATTTCTTAGGTAGCCGTGTCAATGAAAGCCAGCAGCCTGAGAATTTCTCACGTACCTTTAATGTCCAACTGGAAAAAGTACAAGACCTACGCTACGGCGAAAACCCACATCAAAACGCCGCTTTTTATACAGAAAACCATCCGCTAAAAAGCCAACAAGCCTCTATAGCGACTGCTAAGCAACTGCAAGGCAAGGCGCTGTCTTATAACAATATCGCCGATACTGATGCTGCTCTTGAGTGTGTGAAAGCCTTTAGCGCCCCTGCTTGCGTTATCGTTAAGCATGCCAACCCTTGCGGTGTCGCTGTGGATAACGATCAAGTAACCGCTTATAACACTGCTTTTAGTACTGACCCTGAGTCTTCTTTTGGCGGCATCATTGCTTTTAACCGCCCATTGACGTTGGCGGCGGCTAAAGCCATTATCGACAATCAGTTTGTAGAGGTTATTATTGCACCAAGCATCGAAGATGGTGTGCTTGAAGCGACAGCTGCTAAGAAAAATGTCCGTGTATTGGTGTGCGGCGAACTGCCAGCGCCAGATCAACGCGATAGTCAGCTTGACTACAAGCGCGTCAACGGTGGCCTGCTAGTACAAGAGCAAGATCTTGGTTTGATTACGGCCAATGACTTAAAGATTGTCACTGATGTACAACCAACAGAAGCGCAAATCGCCGATCTATTATTCAGCTGGAATGTAGCAAAATACGTCAAATCTAATGCGATTGTTTATGCCAAAGGTCAGCGTACTATTGGTGTTGGTGCTGGTCAAATGAGCCGTGTCAACTCAGCTCGTATCGCCGCTATCAAGGCAGAGCACGCTGGATTGGCTACTGAAGGTGCTGTTATGGCATCAGATGCCTTTTTCCCTTTCCGTGATGGCATTGATAACGCTGCCCAAGTCGGTATTGCTGCTATTATCCAGCCAGGTGGGTCTATGCGTGATGATGAAACCATTGCTGCGGCAAATGAGCATGGCATCGCGATGGTATTCACTGGTATGCGTCATTTCCGCCATTAA